In Deltaproteobacteria bacterium, one genomic interval encodes:
- a CDS encoding ABC transporter permease: protein MLAYILRRILILIPTLLGVSIIVFFMLHVTPGDPAELLLGERATDEALMEIREHLGLNEPLYVQYGMFLKRLMQGDLGETIWTRQKVWIEITQRFPATIELAVCALIIACFFGIILGIVSATRQYSLFDYVSMLGALAGVSMPIFWLGLVFMLIFSLNLGWLPLSGRLSIDVNLDIITNFYILDAVITRNWVALKDALWHIIMPAVTLSTIPMAIVARMTRSAMLEVLRQDYIKTAKAKGLSRFKVVFKHALRNAMIPVVTTIGLQFGVTLGGAILTETIFAWPGVGKWMYDAVMQRDYMVIQGGTLFIATLFIIINLCVDVLYAVINPRISVH from the coding sequence ATGCTGGCCTACATCCTAAGACGGATACTGATTCTGATCCCCACGCTGTTGGGCGTCTCCATCATCGTCTTTTTCATGCTGCATGTCACCCCGGGGGACCCGGCGGAGCTGCTGCTGGGTGAGCGCGCCACCGACGAGGCGCTGATGGAGATCCGCGAGCACCTGGGGCTGAACGAACCCCTTTATGTTCAGTACGGGATGTTTCTGAAAAGACTGATGCAGGGCGACCTGGGCGAAACCATCTGGACGCGGCAGAAGGTGTGGATTGAAATCACGCAGCGCTTTCCCGCCACCATCGAACTGGCCGTGTGCGCCCTGATCATCGCCTGCTTCTTCGGGATCATCCTGGGTATTGTTTCCGCCACCCGCCAGTATTCCCTCTTCGATTACGTAAGCATGCTGGGTGCCCTTGCCGGTGTCAGCATGCCCATTTTCTGGCTGGGCCTGGTGTTCATGCTGATTTTTTCACTCAACCTGGGATGGCTGCCCCTTTCGGGCCGCCTGAGTATCGACGTCAACCTCGATATTATCACCAATTTCTACATTCTGGATGCCGTCATTACCCGCAACTGGGTGGCCCTGAAAGACGCCCTGTGGCACATCATCATGCCTGCGGTCACCCTGAGCACCATTCCCATGGCCATCGTGGCCCGGATGACCCGTTCCGCCATGCTGGAAGTCCTGCGCCAGGACTACATCAAAACGGCCAAGGCCAAGGGGCTTTCCCGCTTCAAGGTTGTTTTCAAGCACGCCCTGCGCAATGCCATGATACCCGTGGTGACCACCATCGGGCTGCAGTTCGGCGTTACCCTGGGCGGCGCCATTCTAACCGAAACCATTTTCGCCTGGCCCGGTGTGGGCAAATGGATGTACGATGCCGTCATGCAGCGGGACTACATGGTCATCCAGGGAGGGACCCTGTTCATCGCCACGCTTTTTATCATTATCAACCTGTGTGTGGATGTGCTCTACGCCGTCATCAACCCCAGGATC
- a CDS encoding ABC transporter substrate-binding protein translates to MVRKLSLILIIMVFVFTGAAMAASPKTGGTLVFGRGGDSVGLDPAYETDGNSFLVCDNIFEALVFYADESTALEPGLAESWDISADGKTYTFHLRKGVKFHDGTPFNANAVVFSIGRMMKDRKVKFTGKGWDIPPQERPPEYWVSMEMDDTVGSIEAVDEYTVVFNLKRVEAPFLANLGMDFADIISPTAFLKNPKEFLRTPVGTGPFKFVQWIKDDRIILEKNKAYWDKKGGPYLDKVVFRSIPENSVRFLELKTGNIHICQFPNPADIDLARKDKNLKLPTQPGMNIGYLSFNHTKEPWKSNVNLRKAIAHAINRKAIVDNIYQGMGQVAKNPIPPTMWGYNKSIPGYKYDPELAKEYLAKAGFPEGEGLGEITLWSMPVPRPYNPDGQKIGVAMAADLKKVGIVAKIVSYDWGTYLKRQREQPEDMDLFQLGWTGDNGDPDNFLAVLFDGLASPSVRTQWHNETYHKLMLQGKQTVDQAKRTKIYEDAQQLLYDECPVIPVAHSTVIWPAQKKVMNFKLHPTSSVRLKNVWLDQ, encoded by the coding sequence ATGGTAAGAAAACTGTCGTTGATCCTTATAATAATGGTCTTCGTTTTCACGGGTGCCGCCATGGCGGCTTCACCCAAAACAGGGGGAACCCTCGTTTTCGGCAGGGGCGGCGACAGCGTCGGCCTGGATCCCGCCTATGAAACCGACGGCAACTCCTTTTTAGTGTGCGACAACATCTTCGAAGCACTGGTTTTTTATGCCGACGAGAGCACCGCTTTAGAGCCGGGGCTGGCTGAATCTTGGGACATCTCCGCCGACGGGAAAACATACACGTTTCACCTGCGCAAGGGTGTGAAGTTCCACGACGGAACCCCTTTCAACGCCAATGCCGTCGTCTTTTCCATCGGCCGCATGATGAAGGACCGCAAGGTCAAGTTCACCGGCAAGGGATGGGATATCCCGCCCCAGGAGCGCCCGCCCGAGTATTGGGTTTCCATGGAAATGGATGACACGGTGGGCAGCATCGAGGCCGTGGACGAATACACGGTGGTGTTCAACCTGAAACGCGTGGAGGCCCCCTTCCTGGCCAACCTGGGCATGGATTTCGCGGACATCATCAGCCCCACCGCCTTTTTGAAAAATCCGAAGGAGTTCCTGCGCACTCCCGTGGGAACCGGTCCCTTCAAGTTCGTTCAGTGGATCAAGGACGACCGCATCATCCTGGAAAAGAACAAGGCCTACTGGGACAAGAAGGGTGGCCCCTATTTGGACAAGGTCGTTTTCCGTTCCATTCCCGAAAACTCGGTCCGCTTTCTGGAACTGAAAACCGGCAACATTCACATCTGCCAGTTCCCCAACCCCGCGGACATCGACCTGGCGCGCAAGGACAAAAACCTCAAGCTCCCCACGCAGCCGGGCATGAACATCGGGTACCTCTCCTTCAACCACACCAAGGAACCCTGGAAGAGCAACGTCAACCTGAGAAAAGCCATCGCGCACGCCATCAACCGCAAGGCCATCGTGGACAATATCTACCAGGGCATGGGCCAGGTTGCCAAGAACCCCATCCCCCCGACCATGTGGGGCTACAACAAATCCATTCCAGGCTACAAGTACGACCCGGAACTGGCCAAGGAGTATCTTGCAAAAGCAGGGTTCCCCGAAGGCGAGGGCCTGGGTGAAATCACCCTGTGGTCCATGCCGGTTCCCAGGCCGTACAACCCGGACGGGCAAAAAATCGGCGTGGCCATGGCTGCGGACCTGAAAAAGGTCGGCATCGTTGCCAAAATCGTCAGTTACGACTGGGGCACCTACCTGAAACGCCAGCGCGAACAGCCCGAAGACATGGACCTGTTCCAGCTCGGGTGGACCGGCGACAACGGCGACCCGGACAACTTTCTGGCCGTGCTCTTCGACGGGCTGGCCTCGCCTTCGGTCCGCACCCAGTGGCACAACGAAACCTACCACAAACTCATGCTGCAGGGTAAGCAGACCGTGGATCAGGCAAAACGCACCAAGATATACGAAGATGCCCAGCAGCTGCTCTACGATGAGTGCCCAGTCATTCCCGTAGCCCACTCGACCGTTATCTGGCCGGCTCAGAAGAAGGTCATGAACTTCAAGCTCCACCCCACAAGCTCCGTCCGGCTGAAAAACGTGTGGCTGGACCAATAG
- the lnt gene encoding apolipoprotein N-acyltransferase, translating into MRGFETETGTPWYAVGAGDTYNRWLLALFSGVLLGIPWVYPSFSSLIFVAWLPLFQLEAGLRRQGKTYLLFNYALVSFLLWNILGTWWIARAYVPGAVLIILTNALLQAACFRLASGLGKHVGAPFILPFTLIWMGFEHFHEWWDLAWPWLNLGNALASSPVVVQWYEYTGARGGTLWIILANFAALKVHRDWVANRKKPLVRSCTGFLLVLLLPSLASWQIFRNVAAGSDSLPFVLVQPNLDPYTQKFVPEAQAGHLDAFFKTADASCDSKTRLLLGPETLILNQIDEKDPTSSSELRRMKAFQQKYPQLSILLGAHSFEKIPAGKVVPGSRCDPEKRIHFEAFNSALFLAPASTARFYHKTKLVPLFERVPFLPYLGFLGRFSLELGGYVGTYSNRQARSFFKAPGDAPDILPIVCFESVFGSYCARRLSARKGIAVMITNDGWWKHTPGYRYHFNFSRLRAIECRRDLIRAANNGISALIDARGTVVARTSWWQPAVLKGEAHLRAGRTFFSRHGDYLGKATLLCACVLCLWAAVCRRRP; encoded by the coding sequence ATGCGCGGTTTTGAAACAGAAACGGGCACCCCGTGGTATGCCGTCGGTGCGGGCGATACCTACAACCGGTGGCTGCTCGCCCTCTTCAGCGGCGTACTCCTGGGCATTCCCTGGGTCTATCCGTCGTTTTCCTCTCTCATCTTCGTCGCCTGGCTGCCGCTGTTTCAGTTGGAAGCCGGTCTGAGGCGACAGGGAAAAACCTACCTGCTTTTCAACTATGCCCTCGTAAGCTTTCTCCTGTGGAACATCCTTGGAACCTGGTGGATCGCACGGGCGTATGTTCCGGGGGCGGTGCTCATCATACTGACCAATGCGCTGCTGCAGGCAGCCTGTTTCCGGTTGGCCAGCGGTCTGGGTAAACATGTGGGGGCGCCGTTCATTCTGCCGTTCACGCTGATATGGATGGGGTTCGAGCATTTTCACGAATGGTGGGACCTTGCCTGGCCCTGGCTCAACCTGGGGAACGCTCTGGCTTCATCGCCGGTGGTGGTTCAGTGGTACGAGTACACCGGCGCCCGCGGGGGGACGCTGTGGATCATTCTGGCCAATTTCGCAGCGTTGAAGGTTCACAGGGACTGGGTCGCCAACCGCAAAAAGCCCCTGGTGCGGTCATGCACCGGCTTCCTGTTGGTGCTGCTGTTGCCGTCCCTGGCTTCCTGGCAGATCTTCCGCAACGTCGCCGCCGGCTCGGACAGCCTGCCCTTTGTCCTGGTGCAGCCCAACCTGGACCCCTATACCCAAAAGTTTGTTCCCGAAGCGCAGGCCGGCCACCTGGACGCCTTTTTTAAAACGGCCGACGCGTCGTGTGACAGCAAGACCCGTCTGCTGCTCGGTCCGGAAACCCTTATTTTGAACCAGATCGACGAAAAGGATCCCACGTCGTCGTCCGAGCTGCGCCGCATGAAGGCCTTTCAGCAGAAATACCCGCAGCTGAGCATTCTCCTGGGCGCGCACAGCTTCGAAAAAATTCCCGCAGGGAAGGTGGTCCCGGGCAGCCGCTGTGACCCTGAAAAGAGAATCCATTTCGAGGCCTTCAACTCGGCGCTGTTCCTGGCCCCGGCATCCACGGCCCGGTTTTATCACAAGACCAAGCTGGTGCCGTTGTTCGAGCGTGTGCCCTTTTTGCCGTACCTGGGGTTTTTGGGGAGATTTTCCCTTGAGCTCGGGGGCTACGTCGGCACCTATTCCAATCGCCAGGCACGGTCGTTTTTCAAAGCTCCCGGCGATGCGCCCGACATCCTGCCCATCGTCTGCTTTGAATCGGTTTTCGGCTCCTATTGTGCAAGGCGTCTGTCGGCGCGCAAGGGAATCGCCGTAATGATCACCAATGACGGATGGTGGAAACACACGCCCGGATACCGGTATCATTTCAATTTCAGCCGGCTGCGTGCCATCGAATGCCGGCGGGACCTTATACGGGCGGCCAACAACGGCATTTCCGCCCTCATCGATGCGCGGGGGACGGTGGTCGCACGGACATCCTGGTGGCAGCCCGCGGTACTCAAAGGGGAGGCGCATCTCAGGGCAGGACGCACATTTTTTTCGAGGCACGGAGACTATCTGGGAAAGGCTACGCTGCTTTGTGCTTGCGTTCTGTGCCTCTGGGCGGCTGTTTGCCGCAGACGGCCGTAA
- the mutM gene encoding bifunctional DNA-formamidopyrimidine glycosylase/DNA-(apurinic or apyrimidinic site) lyase, translating into MPELPEVQTVVENLNALGITGRSILGARVYWPRTVAGMSPKTFCATIKGLTIEAVTRRGKYIVMALSGDWTLLVHLRMTGRLNWKACGTGRDRHEHVVLRVGRERELRFHDTRKFGRLTLTREARTILDRIGPEPLERSFTRKRFAKMLQARKRRIKPLLLDQSFIAGLGNIYVDEALWAARIHPERVSVSLTEKEVDDLHKAIPRVLKKGLKNMGTSLGTGEGNFYSVAGRTGRNADELKVFRRTGLGCPRCGTPIQRLTVAQRGTHICPACQHTEKTAAPPGAGVTAVCGKQPPRGTERKHKAA; encoded by the coding sequence ATGCCTGAATTGCCCGAAGTGCAGACGGTGGTTGAGAACCTGAACGCCCTCGGAATCACAGGGCGTTCCATCCTGGGAGCGCGCGTGTACTGGCCCAGGACGGTTGCCGGCATGTCCCCGAAAACCTTTTGCGCAACAATCAAGGGGTTGACCATCGAGGCCGTCACCCGGAGGGGCAAATACATCGTCATGGCTTTGTCCGGGGACTGGACGCTGCTGGTGCACCTGCGCATGACCGGCAGGTTGAACTGGAAGGCCTGCGGGACCGGCCGTGACCGGCACGAACACGTGGTGCTGCGGGTCGGTCGTGAGCGCGAGTTGCGGTTTCACGACACGCGCAAATTCGGCCGCCTCACCCTGACCCGGGAAGCACGCACGATTCTCGACCGCATCGGACCCGAACCGCTCGAACGGAGCTTCACGCGAAAACGCTTTGCAAAGATGCTGCAGGCCAGAAAGCGCCGGATCAAGCCGCTGCTTCTGGACCAGTCCTTCATTGCCGGCCTGGGCAACATCTATGTGGACGAAGCGCTGTGGGCGGCCAGGATCCACCCCGAGCGCGTCAGCGTGTCGCTCACCGAAAAAGAGGTGGACGACCTGCACAAGGCCATCCCGCGCGTGCTCAAAAAGGGACTCAAAAACATGGGCACATCATTAGGCACCGGCGAGGGCAACTTCTATTCGGTGGCCGGCAGAACAGGGCGCAACGCCGACGAACTCAAGGTGTTTCGCCGAACCGGCCTTGGCTGCCCGCGCTGCGGGACGCCGATCCAACGCCTGACGGTGGCCCAGCGCGGCACACATATCTGCCCCGCATGCCAACATACCGAGAAAACGGCGGCCCCTCCCGGCGCCGGTGTTACGGCCGTCTGCGGCAAACAGCCGCCCAGAGGCACAGAACGCAAGCACAAAGCAGCGTAG
- a CDS encoding rhodanese-like domain-containing protein, with protein MKRSSHAKQMLAIQLLLCALVFDSFVYVSRSFAAEMPAGEKRTAIFRLYASYMDEFPEVRGISALQAMALHRRGAVVFVDVRKPAEMEISTLPGAVGADAFRAHPDRYRGRTAVAYCTIGYRSGLFAKKMAEQGVPVFNLEGGILAWLWEGGELLDAGDGAVKRVHVYAQKWDLAPPGYETIRFGFWQRLFIK; from the coding sequence ATGAAAAGATCCTCGCACGCCAAACAGATGCTGGCAATACAGCTGCTTTTATGTGCACTTGTGTTCGATTCGTTCGTTTATGTTTCGAGGAGCTTTGCGGCGGAAATGCCGGCCGGGGAAAAACGGACGGCAATCTTTCGGCTGTATGCATCCTACATGGACGAATTTCCCGAGGTCCGGGGAATATCGGCACTGCAGGCCATGGCGTTGCACCGCCGGGGAGCGGTGGTCTTCGTGGATGTCCGCAAACCGGCCGAGATGGAAATCTCCACGCTGCCCGGGGCCGTGGGAGCCGACGCCTTTCGAGCCCACCCTGATCGCTACCGGGGCAGGACGGCGGTGGCCTACTGCACCATCGGCTACCGCAGCGGCCTGTTTGCCAAAAAGATGGCCGAACAGGGCGTTCCGGTGTTCAACCTCGAAGGGGGGATCCTGGCCTGGCTGTGGGAGGGCGGCGAACTTCTCGACGCCGGAGACGGAGCGGTGAAGCGTGTCCACGTGTATGCGCAAAAATGGGACCTGGCCCCGCCCGGGTATGAAACCATACGGTTCGGTTTCTGGCAGCGGCTGTTCATTAAGTGA
- a CDS encoding cysteine desulfurase produces the protein MDRPIYLDYNGTTPHDAEVVEAMRPFLETEFGNPSSSHWYGIKPRQAVEAARRQVAGLLNCQPGEVFFTSGGTESNNHAILGTAQALQARGNHIITSSFEHPAVFEVCGYLERNGFEITYLPVSEEGMVDPNRVADAVRPETILISIMHANNEVGTVQPIAAVGRIAEEHGIALHADAAQSVGKIPTDVQVMGVHLLSVAGHKVYAPKGIGALYVRPPLKPERFCHGAGQEKGARAGTENVMGIVGLGKACEIAKRDLEKNMAHMKYLRDRLHEGLLSRLADIRVNGHQEQRLPNTLSVSFKDIEANRLLEEIGLDVAVSAGAACHAGTVALSHVLIAMGVPVEWAKGTLRFSLGKMTTEAEIDKTIRVVADAVGKLRPAC, from the coding sequence ATGGACAGACCCATCTATCTGGACTACAACGGCACGACGCCGCACGACGCGGAGGTGGTCGAGGCCATGCGGCCCTTTCTGGAGACCGAATTCGGCAATCCCTCCAGTTCCCATTGGTACGGGATCAAACCCCGGCAGGCGGTGGAAGCGGCGCGCCGGCAGGTGGCCGGCCTTTTGAACTGCCAGCCAGGGGAGGTTTTTTTCACCAGCGGCGGCACCGAGTCCAACAACCACGCCATCCTGGGAACGGCGCAAGCCCTGCAGGCCCGGGGGAACCACATCATCACCAGCAGTTTCGAGCATCCAGCCGTGTTCGAAGTGTGCGGCTACCTGGAGCGCAACGGTTTCGAGATCACCTACCTGCCGGTAAGCGAGGAGGGGATGGTTGACCCCAACCGGGTGGCGGACGCCGTGCGTCCCGAGACCATCCTGATCTCCATCATGCACGCCAACAACGAAGTCGGGACCGTGCAGCCCATTGCCGCCGTCGGCCGCATCGCCGAGGAACACGGTATTGCCCTGCATGCGGATGCCGCCCAGTCGGTGGGCAAAATCCCCACCGATGTTCAGGTGATGGGGGTGCACCTGCTCTCGGTGGCCGGGCACAAGGTGTATGCCCCCAAGGGGATCGGCGCCCTGTATGTTCGACCGCCGCTCAAGCCGGAACGCTTCTGTCACGGCGCCGGACAGGAAAAAGGGGCGCGGGCCGGCACCGAAAACGTGATGGGCATCGTCGGGTTGGGCAAGGCCTGCGAGATCGCCAAAAGAGACCTGGAAAAAAACATGGCCCACATGAAATACCTGCGTGACAGGCTCCACGAGGGGCTTTTGAGCCGTCTGGCGGACATTCGTGTGAACGGCCACCAGGAACAGCGCCTTCCCAACACCCTGAGCGTTTCCTTCAAGGATATCGAAGCCAACCGTCTGCTGGAGGAAATCGGCCTCGATGTGGCGGTTTCTGCCGGGGCGGCATGTCATGCCGGCACCGTGGCGTTGTCCCACGTGCTCATCGCCATGGGCGTCCCCGTGGAGTGGGCCAAGGGGACCCTGCGCTTCAGTTTGGGCAAGATGACCACCGAGGCGGAGATCGATAAAACCATCCGTGTGGTCGCCGATGCCGTGGGGAAATTGCGGCCGGCCTGTTGA